From Thalassotalea psychrophila:
GCTATGGTTTCATAAAATACTGAAACAATACCCAACCTTAACCCTTAGTCCTTCATTCCTAGCTCCTCGTTTCTTTTTTAAATTTTATCAACTATAGTAATTTCAATGATTTAAATTACCAAACACTGGGGAACATAATGAAAAAAATACATTTAAGTTTATCTTTTATCTGGATTCTTTGTTTATTATCTTTTGGTTTAAAGGCTGCAGAAGAAAACACTACGCCTTTAACTGATGTATGGGTGATAACAATAGATAACGTTAATAAAAAAGCATTTGAACAAGCGTTAAAAGCGCATATGCAATATAGAGTTGATAAAGGAGAAAAACTTAATTGGGATGTATACACACAAGTGATTGGTGATCAATTAAATACCTATGCCTTGCGAGGTTGTTGTACCAACTGGGATAAAATAAGTGATCATAATGATTGGAGTAAAGCCGCGAAAACATCTAAACACTGGCATGAGAATGTCGTTAAATACATTAAACATCGTGAGCATTTTTATAGCAAAGCCGATATCGATAATAGCTCATGGGACACGACTAAAACATTTAAATATTTTTCAGTAGATACGCTTTACCCAAAACCTGGCGAAGGTTTTGAGATGCAAGCGTCTATTAAAGCTATAAGTGATGCTGCTAAACAAATGAAATGGCCTGAAAGTTGGTCTTGGAATAGTCGTATCGGTGGTAAACCCATGTTGCAGTTAGTTGTTGGCCATGAGAGTTATGCCGACATGATGCCGCAAGAGAAATCATTCTTCGTACGCTTGAGTGAGCAAATGGACTCAAAAGAGAAAGCACAAGAATTATTAGAAGAATATGGCGGAAGTTTTAGTGAAACAAACTATAGTGTTTGGGTGCATCGCAGAGGGTTATCGTCTCCGGAGACAATTTCGAAGAAGTAGTTATTCTATTTGGAGTTGAAAGGGGCTGTTGATCACAGCCTTTTATCGCTTTACCTTTTTGACCGCTTTTTAACAAATATTATGAACGGTAATATTAACCCGCCAACCGCGCCCCATAAATGTGCATCTATAGCAACAGAGGCATTAATTAACGCTTCTACATCAGCACTGGCGCCAAACACCTGTTCGTAAATGATTTTACCCCAAACACCAATTAATAAGAGGTAGCCCGATTTCCACCCTTTTTGAATATCACATATTGCGCCCCACACAAAAATACCATGTAGCACGCCGGATAAACCGACATAACGAGCCATATCAGGAACAAGGTAAAATATACCAAGGCTGCAAATAACTGCAGAAAGTAAAAATGACTCGCTATAGCTTTTATTGGTGTAATGATCGCCATGCAAGGCCCAAAGCATTGTTAAACCAGCCAGATTTAACAACAGATGGTTAAAATTTGTATGCAAAAAATGACCTGTTAGATAGCGCCAATATTCGCCATCGATAATCTTATTA
This genomic window contains:
- the rrtA gene encoding rhombosortase produces the protein MLKLSLPFNSQAFTIPLSIFVIAVVVYLLPDAISEYLIYDRNKIIDGEYWRYLTGHFLHTNFNHLLLNLAGLTMLWALHGDHYTNKSYSESFLLSAVICSLGIFYLVPDMARYVGLSGVLHGIFVWGAICDIQKGWKSGYLLLIGVWGKIIYEQVFGASADVEALINASVAIDAHLWGAVGGLILPFIIFVKKRSKR